A genomic window from Candidatus Methylacidiphilum fumarolicum includes:
- a CDS encoding zinc ribbon domain-containing protein, whose amino-acid sequence MKPSQRCHRCGGVVEKTLGDRWHECACGASCHRDENSALGLLDWGLAKWEKDHGFAFPGPKVVVYGKEWTGTDPCVEREALAGWNLAAGWKSASRAYSGETARREARNSIPEPSGLDGVVHSLEMGHSESKTEEKKKSDKKDKIFSRWISY is encoded by the coding sequence TTGAAGCCAAGCCAGAGATGCCACCGATGCGGCGGCGTCGTGGAAAAGACCCTCGGCGACCGGTGGCATGAGTGCGCATGCGGAGCGTCCTGCCATCGGGACGAGAACTCGGCGCTCGGGCTTCTCGACTGGGGCTTGGCGAAATGGGAGAAGGACCACGGCTTCGCCTTTCCAGGGCCGAAGGTCGTTGTATACGGAAAGGAATGGACGGGAACCGATCCATGCGTGGAGCGGGAAGCTCTGGCCGGATGGAACCTCGCTGCGGGCTGGAAGTCCGCGAGCCGAGCATACTCCGGTGAAACTGCCCGCAGGGAAGCGCGAAACTCCATCCCAGAGCCCTCAGGCTTGGATGGAGTAGTTCATAGCTTAGAAATGGGTCATAGTGAATCGAAGACAGAGGAAAAGAAGAAAAGCGATAAAAAAGATAAAATTTTTTCTAGATGGATCTCCTATTGA
- a CDS encoding excinuclease ABC subunit UvrC: MSVQEKIRTLPHKPGVYLFKDKLNRIIYVGKAVDLHKRVSQYFHPSKKFSGDRKLKALIEAVADLEFYCVHSEAEAVLLEGRLIKEFRPRYNISFRDDKRFLLVKVDLNTPFPRFQITRLKKQDNARYFGPFASAGALRTTLNLMKKNFGLRSCSAVIPTEKDYKHCLDHIIKNCSAPCIGKVNQAEYYQRVQKACEFLEGRSKEMIKEIRQKMEEAARAQEFEKAAELRDLLEALEQTTKPTRRFAKQLPKALSPLEDLEELKTVLSLPKLPLIIECFDISNISSLHKVASMVLFREGKADRSSYRRYRIKTVVGQDDFACMEEVIRRRYKRILEEGGKLADLIIVDGGKGQLSSALKALDSLGLSNLSLIGLAKENEEIYRVGCSEPLILDKSSGALRLLQRIRDEAHRVANAYHQLLLKKRMKESILDECPGVSENRKKLLIQSFGSVDRLRKATMEEIAAVKGIGRKLAEKIFSFLASRN; this comes from the coding sequence TATCTTTTTAAAGACAAGCTCAATCGGATTATTTATGTCGGCAAAGCCGTGGATCTTCATAAAAGGGTTAGCCAGTATTTTCATCCATCGAAAAAATTTAGTGGGGATAGAAAATTAAAAGCTCTGATCGAGGCTGTTGCCGATCTTGAATTTTACTGCGTTCATTCGGAAGCCGAAGCTGTACTCTTAGAAGGAAGACTGATTAAAGAATTTAGGCCACGGTATAACATAAGCTTTAGAGATGATAAACGGTTCTTGTTGGTCAAAGTCGATTTAAACACACCATTCCCGAGATTTCAAATTACGCGTTTAAAAAAACAAGACAATGCGAGATATTTTGGTCCATTCGCTAGTGCTGGTGCATTGAGAACCACACTTAATTTAATGAAAAAAAACTTTGGCCTCCGTTCCTGTTCAGCGGTGATTCCTACCGAAAAAGACTACAAACACTGCCTGGACCATATCATAAAAAATTGTTCGGCACCCTGCATAGGCAAAGTGAATCAGGCTGAATACTATCAAAGGGTTCAAAAAGCCTGTGAATTTCTTGAAGGCCGGTCCAAAGAAATGATTAAGGAAATACGGCAAAAAATGGAGGAAGCCGCTCGGGCTCAAGAGTTTGAAAAAGCTGCAGAACTAAGAGATTTATTAGAAGCCTTGGAACAAACAACAAAGCCGACCAGACGTTTTGCCAAACAGCTTCCAAAAGCCCTTTCTCCACTCGAAGATTTAGAAGAACTAAAAACTGTTCTCTCTCTTCCTAAACTCCCACTGATCATCGAATGCTTCGACATATCTAACATTTCTTCACTGCACAAAGTGGCTTCGATGGTTTTGTTCCGAGAGGGAAAAGCTGACCGTTCTTCCTACAGGCGATACCGAATTAAGACGGTTGTTGGACAAGATGATTTTGCCTGCATGGAAGAAGTCATCCGAAGAAGGTATAAAAGGATCCTCGAGGAGGGAGGAAAACTAGCCGATCTTATCATTGTCGATGGAGGCAAAGGCCAGCTTTCGAGCGCACTGAAAGCGTTAGATTCTCTTGGATTAAGTAACCTTTCTTTGATTGGACTTGCTAAAGAAAATGAAGAAATCTACCGGGTCGGATGCTCTGAGCCCCTTATCCTTGATAAAAGCAGTGGGGCTTTACGCTTACTCCAAAGAATCAGAGATGAAGCCCATCGGGTTGCCAATGCCTATCACCAACTGCTCTTAAAGAAAAGAATGAAAGAAAGCATTCTCGATGAATGTCCTGGGGTGAGTGAAAACAGAAAAAAACTACTCATTCAATCTTTTGGCTCTGTAGATAGACTGAGAAAGGCTACTATGGAAGAAATCGCAGCTGTTAAAGGAATTGGGAGAAAACTTGCAGAAAAAATCTTTTCTTTTCTTGCTTCACGAAATTGA
- the tnpA gene encoding IS200/IS605 family transposase, producing the protein MTGQVRLHLLHHCVYALHYHLVLVTKYRRKALTRPMLDRLRAIAEMSWDGWGGQLLECNGESDHVHLLVALPPNLGLSRFLNNLKTTSSRLLRREFATTVARFYRKAVLWSRSYCVITCGGAPLTVLKQHIERQETPE; encoded by the coding sequence ATGACAGGTCAAGTGCGTTTGCACCTTCTGCATCACTGCGTTTACGCGCTGCACTACCATTTAGTTCTTGTCACAAAATACCGCCGCAAGGCGCTTACCCGCCCCATGCTTGACCGGTTGCGTGCTATTGCGGAAATGAGCTGGGATGGATGGGGCGGACAGCTGCTTGAGTGCAACGGAGAATCTGACCACGTTCACTTGCTGGTTGCGTTGCCACCAAATCTTGGACTCAGCCGCTTCCTGAACAATCTCAAGACAACTTCTTCCAGACTTCTCCGCAGAGAGTTTGCCACAACGGTCGCCCGTTTCTATCGTAAGGCAGTTCTTTGGAGCCGTTCCTACTGCGTTATCACGTGCGGGGGCGCCCCATTAACCGTCCTCAAACAGCACATCGAACGGCAAGAAACGCCGGAATAG
- the purL gene encoding phosphoribosylformylglycinamidine synthase subunit PurL, translating to MKTSNEGLSAKNGDLLEELKSFGLSFDEYQRLAQLLGRVPTRAEMALIGVMWSEHCCYKSSKRELKKLPTTGKRVLVKAGEENAGVVDLGNGWAVVFKIESHNHPSAVEPFQGAATGVGGIFRDIFTMGARPVCFMNSLRFGEIRAEKSTQASHNAFLLRHVVAGIAHYGNCVGVPTVGGELAFDSSYEGNPLVNVFCLGVVRVDQIQRGKAEGIGNPVFIAGSKTGRDGLKGAAFASRKLEEQKTEERYSVQIADPFMGRILMSACLELFQEPGVVVGIQDMGAAGLICSTSETAARAKRGMEINLDNVPVREADMQAEEILLSESQERMLLIIHKDKVDRAKAVFTKWGVPFTQIGQVIKEEKLCFYHRGRKAIEISPDLIVHQAPVYELPATEPLMTNPSLPPLEKIPQPIDYKAFLLAFAALPQNSSREWIYRQFDYLVGLHAIEGPGADAAVLRVILGNEPVRLAATLDGNGRYCGIDPYNGAKLAVAEAIRNLSVVGALPLGITDNLNFADPNNSLVYWQFKEAIRGIADACRFFDIPVTGGNVSFYNYSKEGAILPTPVIGAVGLIESDKPIPKLSFQRPGETIVLLGGWGEGLQGSLYLQEWLGITGNQLPWFHLEAEKKHNEVLRLLISEGLVSTAHDLSEGGLALALIESIGSGRKKLGCSIVFPTNRRLDELLFNEAGARTIVSVPKNKLSQVLCNCQHKGLEAVVIGEVLEDYVLKLHYGAESIELKGTEIEESWKNGLDALLSTT from the coding sequence ATGAAAACATCCAATGAAGGGTTGAGTGCTAAAAATGGTGATCTGCTTGAAGAATTGAAATCCTTTGGGCTTTCCTTTGACGAATATCAAAGGCTTGCCCAGCTACTGGGAAGAGTCCCTACGCGGGCTGAAATGGCTCTGATCGGTGTCATGTGGAGTGAACACTGTTGTTATAAAAGCTCGAAGAGGGAACTAAAAAAGTTACCCACAACAGGCAAGAGGGTCTTGGTTAAAGCGGGAGAAGAAAATGCAGGCGTAGTCGATCTGGGTAACGGATGGGCTGTCGTATTCAAAATTGAATCTCATAATCATCCCAGTGCTGTTGAGCCCTTTCAGGGAGCGGCAACAGGAGTTGGAGGAATATTCAGGGACATTTTTACTATGGGGGCTAGACCAGTCTGCTTTATGAATTCTTTGAGATTTGGGGAGATTCGAGCAGAAAAAAGTACTCAAGCCTCTCACAATGCTTTTCTGCTTCGGCATGTAGTAGCAGGCATTGCTCATTACGGGAATTGTGTGGGAGTTCCTACTGTGGGTGGGGAACTAGCCTTTGATAGCAGTTATGAGGGTAACCCATTAGTCAATGTCTTTTGTCTTGGAGTGGTCAGGGTAGATCAGATCCAGCGGGGTAAGGCTGAGGGGATTGGTAATCCGGTTTTTATAGCTGGATCAAAGACAGGAAGAGATGGACTCAAAGGGGCAGCTTTTGCTTCGCGAAAACTGGAAGAGCAGAAAACCGAAGAACGATATTCTGTTCAGATTGCTGATCCTTTTATGGGAAGGATCTTAATGTCGGCTTGTCTTGAGCTATTTCAGGAACCAGGGGTAGTAGTTGGGATACAGGACATGGGAGCGGCAGGATTGATCTGCTCGACTTCTGAAACGGCCGCTAGAGCAAAGAGGGGTATGGAAATAAATTTGGATAATGTTCCTGTACGTGAAGCAGATATGCAAGCTGAAGAGATCTTACTTTCTGAATCTCAAGAACGAATGCTTCTAATCATCCATAAAGACAAAGTAGACCGAGCAAAAGCGGTCTTCACTAAATGGGGTGTGCCTTTTACTCAAATTGGTCAAGTAATTAAGGAAGAAAAACTTTGCTTTTATCATCGGGGCAGAAAAGCCATAGAGATTTCTCCGGATTTGATCGTCCATCAAGCTCCAGTTTATGAGTTGCCTGCCACAGAGCCATTGATGACAAATCCTTCTTTGCCGCCTTTAGAGAAAATACCGCAACCTATAGATTACAAAGCTTTCCTGTTGGCATTTGCTGCGCTTCCTCAAAATTCCTCTCGAGAATGGATTTATAGGCAGTTTGATTATCTTGTAGGATTGCATGCCATTGAAGGGCCTGGCGCAGATGCTGCCGTATTGAGAGTAATTTTAGGAAATGAGCCGGTCCGCTTAGCAGCTACTTTAGATGGGAATGGACGCTATTGTGGAATCGATCCCTATAATGGAGCAAAATTAGCCGTGGCTGAAGCAATAAGAAATTTGTCAGTGGTAGGAGCTCTTCCTTTGGGGATAACCGATAATCTCAATTTTGCTGATCCTAATAATTCTTTAGTTTATTGGCAGTTTAAAGAGGCGATTAGAGGCATTGCTGATGCGTGTCGGTTCTTTGATATTCCAGTGACAGGCGGCAACGTAAGTTTTTATAATTATTCTAAAGAGGGAGCCATTCTCCCCACACCCGTCATTGGGGCTGTAGGATTGATTGAAAGCGATAAGCCTATCCCCAAACTATCCTTTCAACGCCCTGGAGAGACGATTGTTCTTCTGGGTGGTTGGGGCGAAGGTCTCCAAGGCTCCTTATATCTTCAAGAATGGTTGGGAATAACTGGAAATCAACTTCCCTGGTTCCATTTAGAAGCAGAAAAGAAACACAATGAAGTTTTACGTCTTTTAATTTCAGAAGGATTGGTTTCGACTGCCCATGATCTATCAGAAGGGGGGCTGGCTTTGGCCTTAATCGAGAGTATAGGGAGTGGAAGAAAAAAGCTGGGCTGTTCGATTGTTTTCCCAACCAATCGTAGGCTTGATGAGCTGTTGTTTAACGAAGCTGGCGCTAGAACAATAGTTTCGGTTCCCAAAAATAAACTGTCTCAAGTTCTTTGTAATTGCCAACATAAAGGACTAGAAGCGGTCGTTATAGGAGAAGTTCTTGAGGATTATGTCCTAAAGTTACACTACGGAGCAGAAAGCATCGAACTAAAAGGGACAGAGATCGAAGAGTCTTGGAAAAATGGGCTTGATGCCCTCCTCTCAACAACCTGA
- a CDS encoding RNA-guided endonuclease InsQ/TnpB family protein, giving the protein MMIASPAGLPVLGPVERKVTYRLYPSKTVRDELLRTRWVHCFLWNLALEERRRAWKEEKRRIGFAEQCRWLTELRSCSALLASINAQSAQVTLKRLDLAFQAFFRRIRQGEKPGFPRFKQAGRFSGFGFKQHEGDWRLIARERSAHLKLRLSGIGEIPIRGKARTPGEPRTCEIFLSGGRWHASVTMRCRPAREHGCGAEAFDLGTERFLTSARLEPEKSEPDVSEVANPRHLRKALKKLRKLGRTISRKMEAAIRKQGKRKGFRISKRLRKQYELLARMHAKVANVRKDFLHKQSAAMVRRSGLLITEELEPKRMTASARGSRKKPGKRVRQKAGLNREMLDASFGAFGAMVGYKAEEAGIG; this is encoded by the coding sequence ATGATGATCGCATCACCCGCTGGTCTTCCCGTTCTGGGCCCGGTCGAGCGCAAGGTCACCTACCGGCTCTATCCATCCAAGACCGTCCGGGATGAGCTTTTGCGGACTCGCTGGGTCCATTGCTTTCTCTGGAACCTAGCTTTGGAGGAGCGCAGGCGGGCGTGGAAGGAGGAAAAGCGGCGCATCGGTTTCGCCGAGCAGTGCCGATGGCTCACCGAGCTCCGTTCCTGCAGCGCGCTTCTCGCCTCGATCAATGCTCAATCCGCCCAGGTAACGCTCAAGAGGTTGGATCTCGCCTTTCAGGCGTTCTTCCGCCGCATCCGGCAAGGCGAAAAGCCGGGATTCCCGCGTTTCAAGCAGGCAGGGCGATTCAGCGGTTTCGGCTTCAAGCAGCACGAAGGTGACTGGCGGCTGATCGCCAGAGAGCGAAGCGCTCACCTGAAGCTTCGTCTCTCCGGCATTGGGGAGATCCCGATCCGGGGCAAGGCCCGTACTCCCGGAGAACCCAGGACATGCGAGATCTTTCTTTCCGGCGGCCGATGGCATGCGTCGGTCACGATGCGCTGCCGGCCGGCGCGGGAGCATGGCTGTGGAGCCGAGGCTTTCGACCTGGGCACGGAGCGGTTCCTGACTAGCGCCAGGTTGGAGCCGGAAAAGAGCGAGCCGGACGTTTCCGAGGTCGCCAATCCGCGCCATCTGCGCAAGGCGCTTAAGAAGCTCAGGAAGCTCGGACGGACGATCTCCCGCAAGATGGAGGCGGCGATCCGCAAGCAGGGGAAACGGAAGGGATTTCGCATTTCCAAGAGGTTGCGCAAGCAGTACGAGCTGCTCGCCCGGATGCACGCCAAGGTGGCGAACGTCAGGAAGGATTTCCTGCACAAGCAGAGCGCCGCGATGGTGAGACGCAGCGGACTGTTGATCACGGAGGAGCTGGAGCCGAAAAGGATGACGGCTTCGGCCCGGGGCAGCCGGAAAAAGCCCGGGAAACGTGTGCGGCAAAAAGCCGGGCTGAATCGAGAGATGTTGGACGCATCGTTCGGAGCTTTCGGGGCGATGGTCGGATACAAAGCGGAAGAGGCTGGTATCGGATAG